One Brassica napus cultivar Da-Ae chromosome A5, Da-Ae, whole genome shotgun sequence DNA window includes the following coding sequences:
- the LOC125608877 gene encoding putative methylesterase 14, chloroplastic, producing the protein MDSKIISMMKDSKDGSKSKRMNLSQRKLLADEEMLHRRALSMAIHQAQLSQIFDGSMSRRARSTGTRKQRTLSDPFSNGKQVPDFSLEVPDFSLESLTVKKLYLT; encoded by the exons ATGGATAGCAAGATTATCTCCATGATGAAGGACAGCAAAGATGGGTCCAAGAGCAAGAGAATGAATCTTTCACAGAGAAAACTGCTTGCCGACGAAGAGATGTTGCATCGACGAGCTCTGTCCATGGCGATTCATCAAGCTCAGCTTTCTCAGATATTCGACGGATCCATGTCTAGACGGGCCAGGTCTACAGGCACCAGGAAACAACGGACACTCTCTGACCCGTTTTCTAATGGCAAGCAG GTACCTGATTTTTCATTGGAGGTACCTGATTTTTCATTGGAGAGCTTGACAGTAAAGAAGTTATACCTGACGTGA